The DNA window CACTGTAGCGCCTCCTTGAAGATCGAGAGATTATACTCCATTAAACTGAGGTAACTATCTCTTCCTTTTATGTCTTTGCCACCGAGGGGGTCGAGCAGGAGGACCCTGCCACCGATTTCCCCGGCTATTGCACTGGCTACCTTGGGGCTGAATTGCGGCTCCGCAAATATCACCTTGACCCCGCTTCGTCGCGCCAGGTCCACGACATTAGCAATCCACCCGGCAGACGGCTCCTTTCCGGGGAATTCCTCGATGGACGCGACCTCGATAAGCCCGTAACGAGCGCCGAAATGACGCCATGCAGAGTGGAATGATATATACCTCCTGGTGCGGCATTTCTCGATAGCCTGCGCGATATGAGCGTGAAGGTCCTGTAATTCCCCCTGATACTGCCTGAGGTTGGATTCGAATGAATCCCGCGCATCGGGCGCCACACTTGCAAGTGCCCCTGCTATGCGCGGGGCTATTTCATCTTTCACCCGCACAGGGTCCAGCCAGATGTGGGGGTCGCCATGGGTGTGGGCGTGATCCCCGGCGCCGGCATGATCGCGATCGTGATCGCGATCAGCAAGCCCGCTTGAGTCGCCGGTTAAAACGACTACTACGGGGGGAAGCCACCGGCCGTCTTCCTGGCTTCTCAGAGCCCAGTCGTC is part of the Bacillota bacterium genome and encodes:
- a CDS encoding zinc ABC transporter substrate-binding protein; translation: MTSAKKGAKARNIKGGRGRAAGTLLGLGLVLLVLIGALVLIFAGNDKPGINTGPTPGAWSSPAGTSDGGQDHDNRPGSARVVRVVATIFPLADIARQIGGSRVVVTTLLPPGASPHTFELTPGQAREIATADVLIRVGSGLDDWALRSQEDGRWLPPVVVVLTGDSSGLADRDHDRDHAGAGDHAHTHGDPHIWLDPVRVKDEIAPRIAGALASVAPDARDSFESNLRQYQGELQDLHAHIAQAIEKCRTRRYISFHSAWRHFGARYGLIEVASIEEFPGKEPSAGWIANVVDLARRSGVKVIFAEPQFSPKVASAIAGEIGGRVLLLDPLGGKDIKGRDSYLSLMEYNLSIFKEALQ